The Rhodocyclaceae bacterium DNA window CGGAGAGACCACGGTCATCAGCTGCATGATGATCGAGGCGGAGATGTACGGCATGATGCCGAGCGCGAAGATCGAGAACCGCGACAGCGCGCCACCCGAAAACATGTTGAACATGTCGAGGATGCCGCCGCGCTGCTGGTTGAACAGCTGGGCCAGCTGGTCGGGGTCGATACCCGGTACCGGCACGTGCGTACCGATCCGATACACGACCAACGCGCCAAGCAGAAACAGGAGACGCCGCTTCAGGTCCCCCATCTTGCTCCCGCCGATTGCCGATGCTGCTGTAGCCACGCGCTATCCCTTGTAGACCGGCCGTAAACGGCCGATATCGCACAACCTGCCAGCCAACGTCAGGCCGAAACCGGCGCTTCCGGCATCGTCACCGAACCGCCCAGTGCTTCGATCGCACTTTTCGCGCCCTTGGTCACGCCCAGCCCGGATACAGCAACTTTCTTCTCGAGCTTGCCGCACAGGAACACCTTGGCGCGCCTCGCGGACGACGGCACCAGTCTCGCCGCCACCAGCGCCGCAAAGTCGATCACCTCGGCCTCGACCAGCGCCAGGTCGCCCAGGCGCACCTGCGCCACCGCGTTGGGCTGGAGTGGCGTGAAACCACGCTTCGGAAGGCGCCGCTGAAACGGCATCTGCCCGCCCTCGAAACCGACCTTGTGGAAGCCCCCCGAACGCGACTTCTGACCCTTGTGCCCACGGCCACCGGTCTTGCCTGTGCCGCTGCCGATCCCTCGTCCAACGCGCTTGCGTTCGCTTTTCGACCCGATTCCCGGGCTCAGTTGATTCAGCCGCATGGTCTCAGCCCTCGCACTTCAGAAGATAGGACACCTTGTTGATCATCCCGCGCACTGCCGGGGTGTCCTCGACCTCGACCGTGTGCTCCCGGCGCTTCAGGCCGAGCCCGCGAACGCAGGCACGATGCGACTCGCGCGTGCCGATCACGCTCTTCACCAGCGTGACCTTCAGTTTCTTTGCTGTCGTCGACATGGCAGTACTTTCTCTCAGGCGCCGGTGACTTCGGCGACCGTCTTGCCGCGCTTGGCGGCGATCTCGGCCGGGGTATTCATCGACGCAAGGCCGTTGAGCGTGGCGCGTACGACGTTGTATGGATTGGTCGAACCAAGGCACTTTGCAAGCACGTTGGTCACGCCCATCACTTCGAAGATCGCACGCATCGGGCCACCAGCGATGATGCCGGTACCATCGGACGCGGGCAGCATCAATACGACCGACGCGCCGTGGCGTCCCACCACCGAATGCTGCAGCGTGCCGTTCTTGAGGTTCACCTTGACAAGTTTGCGACGAGCCTCGTCCATGGCTTTCTGCACGGCAACCGGCACTTCGCGTGCCTTGCCCTTGCCCATGCCGATGCCGCCGTCACCATCACCCACCACCGTGAGTGCCGCAAAACCGAGGATCCGACCACCCTTGACCACCTTGGTCACGCGGTTGATCGCGATCATCTTCTCGCGCATTCCCTCGGAGTCGTCCTGCTTTTCCTGCCGGCGGTTGTCGCGCCGGTTACTGTTTTGCGCCATTCGAGTCTCTCGCTTGGTCTTGAGTCGGTCAGTGTTTCAGTGGCTGCGGTCAGGACGACCGGTCAGAACTTCAAGCCGGCTTCGCGTGCGGCTTCGGCCACGGCCTTGACCCGGCCGTGATAGCGGAAACCCGAACGGTCGAACGCGACAGCCTCGATTCCCAGGCCCTTCGCCTTTTCGGCAATAGCCTTGCCTACGAGGCTGGCTGCAGCGATGGTTGCCGTCTTCGGATTGGCGCTGCGGATCGACTCGTCGAGCGTCGACGCGGTCGCCAGCACGCGATCGCCGGAAGCGGCAATCACCTGGGCATAGATGTGGTTGTTTGAACGGTGCACCGCGAGGCGTACTGCACGCGAAAGCGCGACCTTGCGGCGGGTCTGCTTCGACCTGCGCAGGCGGGAGAGTTTGCGATCGAACATGGTGTCGGCCTCGCCTTATTTCTTCTTCGTTTCTTTGATCACGACGACTTCGTCGGAGTAGCGTACGCCCTTGCCCTTGTAAGGCTCCGGCGGACGGTAGCTGCGCACTTCGGCCGCGACCTGCCCGACCACCTGCTTGTCGATCCCCTTGATGAGGATCTCGGTCTGCGTCGGGGTGGCAACCGTGATGCCCTTGGGCATCTGATGCACGACGGGATGCGAGAAGCCGAGCGTCAGGTTGAGCTTGTCGCCCTGCGCTTGTGCGCGATACCCGACGCCGACGAGCTGAAGCTTGCGCTCGAACCCCTTGGTGACGCCGGTCACCATGTTGCTGACCAGTGCACGCAACGTTCCGGACATGGCAGCGGCCTGGGTGGAACCGTCGAGCACCTTGATCCGAAGCTCGCTGCCCTCCTTCTCCACCGCCACGCCGCCGGTCACCGCCTGCTGAGCGGTACCCAACGGGCCCTTGATGCTGATCGAGTCAGGGGCGATGGCGACTTCGACGCCAGCGGGCACCGCGACAGGAGACTTACCGATTCGAGACATTTGCCGACTCCGTCCGATCTATCAGGGTCAGTGCACAACGCACAGGACTTCGCCGCCAATACCGTGCTGGCGCGCCTGGCGGTCGGTCATCACGCCCTTGGACGTGGACACGATCGCAACCCCGAGGTTGTTCATCACGCGCGGCAGGTCATGCGTGCCGCGGTACACGCGCAGCCCCGGACGGCTCACGCGCTCGATCTTCTCGATGACCGGCTCGCCTGCGTAGTAACGCAGCGCGATGTCCAGCACCGGCTTGCCGTCGTTCGGGCGCACCGCAAAGTCGTCGATATAGCCTTCGTCCTTCAACACCTTGGCAATCGAAACCTTGAGCTTGCTCGACGGCATCTCAACGGACGTCTTCTCCGCCATCTGCGCGTTGCGAATGCGCGTCAGCATGTCGGCGATCGGATCACTCATGCTCATACGAAAGCTCCTACCAGCTTGCCTTGGTCACGCCCGGAACTTCTCCGCGCATGGCGATTTCACGAAGCTTGTTGCGGCCGAGGCCGAACTTGCTGTACACGCCGCGCGGACGTCCGGTGAGCGAACACCGGTTGCGCACGCGCACCGGCGATGCATCGCGCGGAAGGCGTTGCAGCTTTTCCCGCGCCGCCATGCGCTCTTCATCGGACAACTGCGGGTCGCGCGCCTGCGCCATCAGTTCCTTGCGCTTGGCCGCGAACTTCGCGACCGTCTCGATCCGCTTCTGGTTGCGATTGATGAGGGACTGCTTTGCCATCTGTGGGTCCTCAGTTCCGGAACGGGAATTGGAAGGCAGCCAGCAGCGCGCGCCCTTCCTCGTCAGTGCGTGCCGTGGTGGTGATCGTGATGTTCATCCCGCGCACTGCATCGACCTTGTCGTAGTCGATCTC harbors:
- the rplO gene encoding 50S ribosomal protein L15 codes for the protein MRLNQLSPGIGSKSERKRVGRGIGSGTGKTGGRGHKGQKSRSGGFHKVGFEGGQMPFQRRLPKRGFTPLQPNAVAQVRLGDLALVEAEVIDFAALVAARLVPSSARRAKVFLCGKLEKKVAVSGLGVTKGAKSAIEALGGSVTMPEAPVSA
- the rpmD gene encoding 50S ribosomal protein L30, giving the protein MSTTAKKLKVTLVKSVIGTRESHRACVRGLGLKRREHTVEVEDTPAVRGMINKVSYLLKCEG
- the rpsE gene encoding 30S ribosomal protein S5, translating into MAQNSNRRDNRRQEKQDDSEGMREKMIAINRVTKVVKGGRILGFAALTVVGDGDGGIGMGKGKAREVPVAVQKAMDEARRKLVKVNLKNGTLQHSVVGRHGASVVLMLPASDGTGIIAGGPMRAIFEVMGVTNVLAKCLGSTNPYNVVRATLNGLASMNTPAEIAAKRGKTVAEVTGA
- the rplR gene encoding 50S ribosomal protein L18 gives rise to the protein MFDRKLSRLRRSKQTRRKVALSRAVRLAVHRSNNHIYAQVIAASGDRVLATASTLDESIRSANPKTATIAAASLVGKAIAEKAKGLGIEAVAFDRSGFRYHGRVKAVAEAAREAGLKF
- the rplF gene encoding 50S ribosomal protein L6, which produces MSRIGKSPVAVPAGVEVAIAPDSISIKGPLGTAQQAVTGGVAVEKEGSELRIKVLDGSTQAAAMSGTLRALVSNMVTGVTKGFERKLQLVGVGYRAQAQGDKLNLTLGFSHPVVHQMPKGITVATPTQTEILIKGIDKQVVGQVAAEVRSYRPPEPYKGKGVRYSDEVVVIKETKKK
- the rpsH gene encoding 30S ribosomal protein S8, giving the protein MSMSDPIADMLTRIRNAQMAEKTSVEMPSSKLKVSIAKVLKDEGYIDDFAVRPNDGKPVLDIALRYYAGEPVIEKIERVSRPGLRVYRGTHDLPRVMNNLGVAIVSTSKGVMTDRQARQHGIGGEVLCVVH
- the rpsN gene encoding 30S ribosomal protein S14; this translates as MAKQSLINRNQKRIETVAKFAAKRKELMAQARDPQLSDEERMAAREKLQRLPRDASPVRVRNRCSLTGRPRGVYSKFGLGRNKLREIAMRGEVPGVTKASW